One Sediminibacillus dalangtanensis genomic region harbors:
- a CDS encoding thiazole biosynthesis adenylyltransferase ThiF: MSERYSRQELFTPIGKEGQDKISSKHVLIIGAGALGTGAAEALVRAGVGKLTIADRDYVEWSNLQRQQLYAEEDAQQRLPKAVAAEKRLQSINSSVTIEAMVLDVSVEEIEQLIEKVDLIIDATDNFDIRLIVNDIAQKYRIPWIYGACVGSYGISYTILPGETPCLHCLLETVPMGGVTCDTAGIISPAVQMVVAYQTTEALKILVEDKQSLRKKLVSFDLWKNQHTAIQVDKLKKEDCPSCGQTPSYPFLSYSNQTKTAVLCGRDTVQIRPSKQKNRDLNELAERLSRQEGKVSQNPYLLSFSIGGFRLVIFQDGRVLVHGTKDISEAKTLYHRYLG, encoded by the coding sequence TTGAGTGAGCGTTATTCTCGCCAGGAATTGTTCACACCAATCGGGAAAGAAGGACAGGATAAAATTAGCAGCAAGCATGTGTTAATAATTGGTGCAGGAGCCCTGGGTACGGGAGCCGCCGAAGCACTTGTCCGCGCAGGAGTTGGAAAGCTGACGATTGCTGATCGGGATTACGTGGAATGGAGCAATCTCCAGAGACAGCAGTTATATGCGGAAGAAGACGCACAGCAACGGTTGCCAAAAGCTGTGGCAGCAGAAAAACGTCTTCAATCGATTAATTCTTCGGTTACAATTGAAGCCATGGTGCTGGATGTGTCAGTCGAGGAGATAGAGCAATTGATTGAAAAGGTTGATTTAATAATCGATGCCACTGATAATTTTGATATTCGTCTGATTGTAAACGACATAGCCCAAAAATATCGTATTCCATGGATATACGGAGCATGTGTAGGAAGCTATGGAATTAGCTATACGATTTTGCCGGGAGAGACACCTTGTTTGCACTGTCTGCTGGAGACTGTGCCAATGGGAGGGGTAACCTGCGATACGGCAGGCATCATTAGTCCGGCTGTCCAAATGGTTGTCGCGTATCAAACGACAGAGGCGTTAAAGATATTAGTAGAAGACAAGCAATCGTTGCGGAAAAAACTTGTCTCCTTTGATTTATGGAAAAACCAGCATACAGCCATTCAAGTCGATAAGTTGAAGAAGGAAGATTGTCCATCTTGCGGTCAAACGCCTTCCTATCCTTTTCTGTCGTATTCCAACCAGACGAAAACAGCTGTTTTGTGTGGCCGGGATACGGTGCAAATTCGTCCTTCAAAGCAGAAGAACAGAGACTTGAATGAGTTGGCGGAGCGATTATCAAGACAAGAAGGCAAGGTTTCACAAAATCCCTATTTACTTTCTTTTTCAATTGGAGGTTTCCGGCTTGTCATCTTTCAGGATGGACGGGTGCTGGTCCATGGTACAAAGGATATATCAGAGGCAAAGACGTTGTATCATCGATACTTGGGATAG
- a CDS encoding nucleotidyltransferase-like protein: protein MKDILRPIYQERASQANTLGVLIIEKNKPVSPVTDNFDVILLVIASEADQPWYVKHYEFDDKKAAMHIVDEQLLTYWIDTSTYRRAVEWVINGRIVFDRNEYVARLKEELSSFPQEKRELKMAMEFAKLTRSYSESKDLYQTDQYLDAYSRVIRSLHYLARLAIIEKGYHPEVVVWNQVKRIDIEVYKLYEELINSNEEIKKRVELMLLALEFAMSTRAKKCAAHLLEIMNSKQEAWTFGELKIHPEIEPYALDLSSMLEYLTEKGIIEPVREETKGKMIYHRKYRAVSV, encoded by the coding sequence ATGAAAGACATTTTACGGCCTATATACCAGGAACGAGCAAGCCAAGCGAACACATTAGGTGTTTTGATCATAGAAAAGAATAAACCGGTCAGCCCGGTAACCGATAATTTCGATGTCATATTGCTGGTGATTGCCAGCGAAGCGGACCAACCATGGTATGTGAAACATTATGAATTTGATGATAAAAAAGCGGCGATGCATATCGTCGACGAGCAGCTGCTTACCTATTGGATCGACACGAGCACCTACAGGCGTGCCGTCGAATGGGTAATCAATGGAAGAATCGTTTTCGACCGCAACGAATATGTCGCAAGATTAAAGGAAGAACTAAGCAGCTTCCCGCAGGAAAAGCGGGAACTGAAGATGGCGATGGAATTCGCCAAGCTAACGCGCAGCTACAGTGAATCGAAGGATCTTTACCAAACCGATCAGTACTTGGACGCCTATAGCAGGGTGATCCGGTCGCTGCATTATCTGGCGCGTCTGGCGATCATCGAAAAAGGTTATCATCCGGAAGTGGTGGTTTGGAACCAAGTAAAGCGGATCGACATAGAAGTATATAAGTTATATGAAGAATTGATCAATAGTAATGAAGAAATCAAAAAGCGGGTGGAGCTGATGCTGTTGGCGCTTGAGTTCGCTATGAGCACTAGGGCGAAGAAGTGTGCAGCCCATCTGTTGGAGATTATGAACAGCAAACAGGAAGCCTGGACTTTCGGTGAATTGAAAATCCATCCGGAAATCGAACCGTATGCGCTCGATTTAAGTTCCATGCTGGAATACTTAACAGAGAAAGGTATAATTGAACCGGTGCGGGAAGAAACTAAAGGAAAAATGATTTACCATCGGAAGTATCGGGCGGTGTCTGTTTAA
- the thiS gene encoding sulfur carrier protein ThiS, whose product MELIINGDMVEVPDTIATVSSLLEYFGIGEKVVIVELNQNILEKNAHADTRLSDRDKIEIVNFVGGG is encoded by the coding sequence ATGGAGTTAATTATCAATGGTGACATGGTAGAAGTTCCGGATACTATTGCCACTGTTTCATCATTATTAGAGTACTTCGGAATTGGGGAAAAGGTTGTGATTGTGGAACTGAATCAGAACATATTAGAAAAGAATGCACATGCAGATACGAGGCTCTCTGACCGGGACAAAATTGAAATTGTAAACTTTGTAGGAGGCGGATGA
- a CDS encoding PadR family transcriptional regulator codes for MELSIHSFLTELKRGNLTLAVLSQLRTPQYGYSLVQLLENLGIGIEQSTLYPLLRRLEKQELLNSFWDTSEKRPRKYYELSEYGEKVFQQLREEWMKNTKRLFDVLNEEDKENESN; via the coding sequence ATGGAGTTATCGATTCACTCATTCCTGACAGAGTTAAAAAGAGGGAACTTAACGCTGGCGGTTTTAAGTCAGTTAAGAACACCGCAGTACGGGTACTCACTTGTTCAGCTGCTTGAGAACCTGGGGATAGGCATTGAACAAAGCACGCTATACCCCTTGCTAAGGAGGCTGGAAAAACAAGAGCTTCTTAACAGCTTTTGGGATACTTCTGAAAAAAGGCCTCGAAAATATTATGAATTGAGTGAGTATGGGGAAAAGGTTTTTCAGCAATTGAGGGAGGAATGGATGAAAAATACCAAAAGGCTGTTTGATGTCCTTAACGAGGAGGATAAGGAAAATGAATCTAATTGA
- a CDS encoding HAAS signaling domain-containing protein, which yields MYVQEVTRWLPKKKKEDIALELESTIHDMLPDDYDEKDVYQALEELGDPKVLANKYSEKQTHLIGPKYYDLHLSILKWIIPFAVIYSLFTLLGVKLLNLINLGERFDVSISNIEEVLINAITWSITAYVFVTVIFAIMEQVDGKNEDMPKWMGFTSWDPKKLWKEYSVPKKKSIPLSEINAGLIWTVVWGVGYFYADRFLGIYESGQDGLRMVTPAFNQEVLLSFWPIVLLLLGAEIALAIYKLIKRKWSRNMAAFFMIYKIVSVAAFVVILMQPKLFAAEFLMTLSAWFDAAPAIMKDYMVWGTLTLMVVFGAIAIYEAFKKANMNNRSVL from the coding sequence GTGTATGTTCAAGAAGTGACCCGATGGTTGCCAAAGAAGAAAAAGGAGGATATCGCTTTAGAGTTAGAATCGACCATCCATGATATGTTGCCCGATGATTATGATGAAAAGGATGTGTACCAGGCTCTTGAGGAGTTGGGAGATCCTAAAGTTTTGGCGAATAAGTACAGTGAAAAACAAACCCATTTAATCGGCCCCAAATATTACGATTTGCACCTTTCCATTCTAAAATGGATTATTCCTTTTGCGGTTATTTATTCACTTTTCACCCTACTGGGGGTAAAGCTTTTAAATCTGATCAATCTAGGAGAGAGATTCGACGTATCGATCTCCAATATTGAAGAGGTGCTGATAAATGCAATCACCTGGTCGATTACGGCATATGTTTTTGTGACAGTGATTTTTGCCATTATGGAACAAGTGGATGGAAAAAATGAAGATATGCCTAAATGGATGGGGTTTACTTCGTGGGATCCAAAAAAATTATGGAAAGAATATAGTGTTCCAAAGAAAAAATCGATTCCATTATCTGAGATTAACGCAGGCTTAATATGGACAGTGGTTTGGGGAGTAGGTTATTTTTATGCCGACCGTTTCCTTGGAATATATGAAAGTGGGCAGGATGGGCTTAGAATGGTAACTCCGGCGTTTAATCAGGAAGTACTATTATCATTCTGGCCGATAGTCCTTTTGCTACTTGGAGCAGAAATTGCCTTAGCTATCTACAAATTAATCAAAAGGAAATGGTCAAGAAACATGGCTGCGTTTTTTATGATTTATAAAATAGTCTCGGTTGCTGCATTTGTGGTTATTTTAATGCAACCGAAGCTTTTCGCCGCAGAGTTCCTCATGACGTTAAGTGCCTGGTTTGACGCTGCTCCTGCTATTATGAAGGATTACATGGTGTGGGGAACGTTAACGTTAATGGTGGTTTTTGGAGCTATCGCGATTTACGAGGCTTTTAAGAAAGCTAATATGAATAACAGATCCGTGCTGTGA
- the tenI gene encoding thiazole tautomerase TenI has protein sequence MGKGELHIVSTGNQRPEKLAEIAGDIHPYITALHIREKHKTAKEIYQLIELLLDSQVPASKIIVNDRLDVAHVMKLCGVHLAYHSLPIGPVKENFPDLRVGCSVHSLEEAISAQKQGADYAFFGHVFPTQSKPGSAPRGVEQLRSVSSSVSMPVIAIGGIKPGNVNEVMEAGAKGVAVMSGVLEANQPLGKVKEYVSRLSISNKFR, from the coding sequence ATGGGGAAGGGAGAACTGCATATCGTTTCAACCGGAAATCAACGACCAGAAAAATTAGCCGAAATCGCAGGGGACATACATCCCTACATAACGGCCCTTCATATACGTGAGAAGCATAAAACGGCTAAGGAAATCTATCAACTGATTGAATTGTTACTAGACAGTCAAGTACCCGCTTCTAAAATCATCGTAAATGACCGGTTAGACGTTGCCCATGTGATGAAGCTCTGCGGTGTTCATTTAGCGTATCATTCTTTACCGATCGGCCCAGTGAAGGAAAATTTCCCTGATTTACGCGTTGGTTGTTCCGTTCATTCCCTAGAGGAAGCAATTTCTGCTCAAAAGCAAGGTGCTGATTATGCATTCTTTGGCCATGTTTTTCCCACCCAGTCCAAACCAGGATCAGCACCACGAGGAGTGGAACAATTACGGTCAGTTTCATCGTCTGTCTCTATGCCGGTGATAGCGATAGGAGGAATCAAACCTGGCAATGTAAACGAGGTGATGGAAGCTGGTGCGAAAGGGGTAGCTGTGATGTCGGGTGTTTTGGAGGCGAACCAGCCTCTGGGGAAAGTGAAAGAATATGTTTCCCGACTTTCTATCTCAAACAAGTTTAGATAG
- a CDS encoding PadR family transcriptional regulator has translation MIPLLILGLLKQNPGSYGYELLALMKERHYQYVVNFTKGSFYYNLQQLEEKHYIEKVDQLDNTREKRNYIITELGDEEFDRLMVKYGSKTDYINLSFYAAMLFADEYDSKELAKLIEIQIEQTKKKISLIEQSLTTFDEKNHFKKLLENSRSHHIVNVKWFEELLMDIKE, from the coding sequence TTGATACCGTTACTGATTTTAGGCTTATTGAAACAAAATCCCGGTTCATACGGATACGAATTGCTTGCCTTGATGAAAGAGAGACACTATCAATATGTAGTGAATTTCACGAAGGGTTCCTTCTACTACAATCTTCAACAGCTGGAAGAAAAACATTATATTGAAAAAGTCGATCAATTAGACAACACGCGAGAGAAACGCAATTATATCATCACGGAACTAGGGGATGAAGAATTTGATAGATTGATGGTCAAGTATGGATCAAAGACAGATTATATAAATTTATCATTTTATGCCGCCATGTTGTTTGCAGATGAGTATGATAGCAAAGAACTGGCAAAACTTATTGAAATACAAATCGAGCAAACGAAAAAGAAAATCTCCTTGATAGAGCAATCGCTAACAACTTTCGATGAAAAGAACCATTTCAAGAAGTTACTGGAGAATTCACGTTCCCATCATATCGTGAATGTTAAATGGTTTGAAGAATTATTAATGGATATAAAGGAATAA
- the ppsA gene encoding phosphoenolpyruvate synthase has product MAEKRYIRWFKEIRKGDIPLVGGKGANLGELTNGGIKVPPGFCVTAEAYSDFVKERNLDKQILEEVKQLDMENNAQLQSASALIRELILQTDILKAIEEEIREAYATFQSNLQVDDLFVAVRSSATAEDLPEASFAGQQDTYLEIKGISEVIRHVKKCWASLWTARAIYYREKQHFDHFDVSLCAVVQKMVNSKKAGVLFTSNPVTENHNQMMINASWGLGESVVSGMVSPDEYIVDKKNNRVLEKHIATKNFLVVKNEKAVGTSKVAVKEFLGEDLVTQQCLTATEISRLSADALRIEKMYHSPQDIEWAIDCDTNELYILQARPITTLKKEETVVKEQVEIKRVALLRGLAASPGTGSGKVRKIKDITEISKVEEGDILVTIMTNPDMMPAMKKAAAVVTDEGGRTCHAAIVSREFGIPCIVGSNNATEVLKEGMEVTVDATRGVVYQGILEEPAEKNRERNQTPSVIDQMNLHQLAPITGTKVYMNLGEPDLIGKYKDLPFDGIGLMRTEFIFTHLVGAHPMYLLRNGEEKQFIDKMAEGITKVAQDVYPKPVVVRLSDFRSNEFRGLKGGEEVEPIEANPMIGWRGVSRYISPEYEEGFRLECRAIKKVREDYGLINVWTMLPFVRTTWEVKRVKEIMAEEGLIQDQQFKIWIMAEVPSVIFEAEEFAKMVDGFSIGSNDLTQLVLGSDRDSGILNTMGYFDERNPAVKKAIKMLIQGAHKHNKSVSICGQGPSLYPEFTEFLIQEGIDSVSVNPDTVAGTRRLVASVEQRMIMNKIREL; this is encoded by the coding sequence ATGGCAGAGAAGCGGTACATTCGCTGGTTCAAGGAGATCCGTAAAGGAGATATTCCGCTGGTGGGCGGGAAAGGGGCTAACTTAGGCGAACTCACCAATGGAGGAATCAAGGTTCCGCCTGGTTTTTGTGTAACCGCGGAAGCATATAGTGATTTTGTTAAGGAACGTAACCTGGATAAACAAATACTCGAAGAGGTAAAGCAGCTGGATATGGAGAATAACGCCCAGCTTCAAAGCGCAAGTGCTCTGATCCGGGAGTTGATCCTTCAAACGGATATCCTGAAAGCGATTGAAGAGGAAATTCGTGAAGCGTACGCAACATTTCAATCAAACCTTCAAGTGGATGACTTGTTTGTAGCGGTTAGAAGTTCCGCAACAGCGGAGGACTTGCCTGAAGCATCCTTTGCTGGACAACAGGATACGTACTTAGAAATTAAAGGGATTTCGGAAGTGATCCGGCACGTTAAAAAGTGTTGGGCATCCCTGTGGACGGCACGTGCCATTTATTATCGGGAAAAACAGCATTTCGACCACTTCGATGTATCTCTTTGCGCTGTCGTCCAGAAAATGGTGAACAGTAAAAAAGCCGGTGTGCTGTTTACTTCCAATCCTGTCACAGAAAATCATAACCAGATGATGATCAACGCCAGCTGGGGGCTGGGTGAATCCGTCGTTTCCGGCATGGTCTCCCCTGACGAATATATCGTTGATAAAAAAAATAATAGGGTCTTGGAAAAGCATATCGCCACGAAAAACTTCCTTGTCGTCAAAAACGAGAAAGCAGTCGGAACGTCAAAAGTCGCCGTCAAAGAATTTTTGGGGGAAGACCTGGTAACGCAACAATGCCTGACAGCAACAGAAATCAGCCGACTCTCTGCTGATGCACTGCGAATCGAAAAAATGTATCACTCTCCACAGGATATTGAGTGGGCGATCGATTGTGACACCAATGAATTATATATTTTACAGGCTCGGCCGATTACCACGTTAAAAAAGGAGGAAACGGTTGTGAAGGAACAAGTGGAAATAAAACGAGTGGCGCTTTTGCGGGGGCTTGCTGCATCCCCTGGAACAGGAAGTGGGAAGGTAAGGAAAATCAAAGATATCACCGAAATTTCGAAAGTGGAGGAAGGGGATATCCTGGTAACCATCATGACCAACCCGGATATGATGCCGGCCATGAAAAAAGCTGCAGCCGTTGTGACCGATGAAGGTGGCCGGACTTGCCACGCTGCCATTGTTTCCAGAGAGTTCGGCATCCCCTGTATTGTGGGGTCCAACAATGCAACCGAAGTGTTGAAGGAAGGAATGGAAGTCACCGTGGATGCCACACGAGGTGTCGTCTATCAAGGCATTTTAGAGGAACCAGCCGAAAAAAATAGAGAAAGAAACCAGACACCATCCGTTATAGACCAAATGAATCTTCATCAGCTGGCTCCGATTACCGGGACGAAGGTTTACATGAACCTTGGCGAGCCGGATTTGATCGGAAAATACAAAGACCTGCCGTTCGATGGAATAGGGCTGATGCGTACAGAATTCATTTTCACCCACCTTGTCGGCGCCCATCCTATGTATCTATTGCGAAATGGCGAAGAAAAGCAATTTATCGATAAAATGGCCGAGGGCATCACAAAGGTGGCGCAAGACGTTTACCCTAAGCCTGTCGTAGTAAGGTTGAGCGACTTCCGTTCCAACGAATTTAGAGGATTGAAAGGCGGGGAAGAAGTAGAACCGATCGAAGCCAATCCGATGATCGGGTGGAGAGGGGTTTCCCGTTATATATCTCCGGAATACGAGGAAGGTTTCCGTCTGGAATGCCGCGCCATAAAAAAAGTGCGGGAAGACTATGGACTGATAAATGTGTGGACCATGCTTCCTTTCGTCCGAACTACTTGGGAAGTAAAGAGAGTCAAAGAAATCATGGCAGAGGAAGGTCTCATACAAGATCAGCAATTCAAAATTTGGATTATGGCCGAAGTGCCGTCCGTCATATTCGAAGCGGAAGAATTCGCGAAAATGGTTGACGGATTTAGTATCGGGAGTAATGATTTGACCCAGTTAGTGCTTGGTTCCGACCGGGATTCGGGAATTCTGAACACCATGGGTTACTTTGATGAACGCAATCCTGCTGTGAAAAAAGCGATCAAAATGCTAATACAAGGTGCCCATAAACATAATAAGAGCGTCTCAATCTGTGGGCAAGGGCCATCCTTGTATCCCGAATTCACAGAATTCCTTATCCAGGAAGGAATCGACAGTGTGAGCGTGAACCCGGATACGGTAGCCGGCACAAGGAGATTGGTTGCATCCGTCGAGCAGCGGATGATTATGAACAAAATAAGAGAATTATAA
- a CDS encoding sialate O-acetylesterase: protein MKSFLMLGQSNMAGRGFIHDTTPIYNERISMLRNGRWQMMTEPVNYDRPVAGISLAGSFAEAWCRQNPEDAIGLIPCAEGGSSLDEWAVDETLFRHALSEAKFAMETSELTGILWHQGESDSINGNYKVYYDKLLLIVETLRKELDAPEIPLIIGGLGDFLGKKGFGKHCTEHQLVNEELQRFAFEQANCYFVTASGLTSNPDGIHLDAASQRKFGLRYFEAFRNEQHVLKPLNNENGLINRKPRAHTKAEKIYIKSMDLAMGRISYEEFESSLAQINNR from the coding sequence ATGAAATCATTTTTAATGCTAGGCCAGTCCAATATGGCTGGTCGAGGATTCATTCATGATACAACTCCCATTTATAATGAAAGAATAAGTATGCTGCGTAATGGAAGGTGGCAGATGATGACCGAACCGGTCAATTATGACCGACCTGTGGCCGGCATAAGTCTGGCAGGATCATTTGCAGAAGCCTGGTGCCGGCAAAATCCAGAAGATGCCATCGGCTTAATACCTTGTGCCGAAGGAGGAAGCTCACTGGATGAATGGGCTGTGGATGAAACTCTTTTCAGACACGCACTAAGCGAAGCAAAATTTGCCATGGAGACTAGTGAATTAACAGGCATTCTATGGCATCAAGGAGAAAGTGATAGTATAAACGGCAACTATAAGGTCTACTACGATAAATTGCTTTTGATTGTCGAGACGCTTAGAAAAGAGCTGGATGCTCCGGAAATTCCCCTTATCATTGGTGGCTTAGGAGATTTCTTAGGCAAAAAAGGATTTGGAAAGCACTGCACGGAGCATCAACTTGTCAACGAAGAGCTGCAACGATTTGCTTTTGAACAAGCTAATTGTTACTTTGTCACAGCTTCCGGTTTAACTTCTAATCCCGATGGTATTCATCTTGATGCAGCTTCACAAAGAAAATTTGGTCTGCGATATTTTGAAGCCTTTCGCAATGAGCAACATGTCTTAAAACCATTAAATAATGAGAACGGATTAATCAATCGTAAGCCAAGAGCCCATACAAAAGCGGAAAAGATATATATTAAAAGTATGGATTTGGCAATGGGAAGAATATCCTATGAGGAATTCGAGTCATCCTTGGCACAAATCAACAATCGTTGA
- a CDS encoding thiazole synthase — protein MLKIGDYEFSSRLLLGTGKYPDFDVQKKAVEVSDADILTFSVRRMNIFEAGQPNFLEKIDVEKYTLLPNTAGAKTAEEAVRTAKLAKASGLCDMIKVEVIGDQKTLLPDPIETLKAAEMLLDEGFIVLPYTSDDVLLAKRLEELGCHAIMPGASPIGSGQGIVNPLNLRFIIEQSNVPVIVDAGIGTPSDAAIAMEMGADGVLLNTAVSGAGDPVKMAEAMKMAIEAGRLGYEAGRIPKKRYATASSPMEGLSVLE, from the coding sequence ATGCTCAAAATAGGTGATTACGAATTTTCTTCAAGACTTTTGTTAGGGACAGGTAAATACCCGGACTTTGATGTGCAAAAGAAAGCAGTAGAAGTTTCAGATGCAGATATCCTGACTTTTTCTGTCCGCAGAATGAATATTTTTGAGGCTGGCCAGCCCAATTTTCTTGAAAAAATTGATGTGGAAAAATATACACTGCTTCCAAACACCGCAGGGGCCAAGACAGCGGAAGAAGCCGTCCGTACTGCGAAACTGGCAAAGGCTTCTGGATTATGTGACATGATTAAAGTAGAAGTGATCGGTGATCAAAAAACACTCCTGCCGGATCCGATAGAAACGCTAAAAGCAGCGGAAATGTTATTAGATGAAGGCTTTATTGTACTTCCGTATACTTCGGATGATGTTCTGTTAGCGAAACGGTTAGAAGAATTAGGCTGTCATGCCATTATGCCCGGGGCATCTCCGATCGGGTCCGGGCAAGGTATTGTGAATCCATTGAATCTTCGTTTTATCATCGAACAATCCAATGTACCTGTAATTGTTGATGCTGGTATTGGGACACCTTCAGATGCGGCGATCGCAATGGAGATGGGGGCGGATGGAGTACTGTTGAATACTGCTGTTTCTGGTGCCGGAGATCCTGTGAAGATGGCAGAGGCAATGAAAATGGCGATTGAAGCTGGGAGATTGGGATATGAAGCAGGACGTATTCCGAAAAAACGATACGCCACAGCAAGCAGTCCAATGGAAGGATTGAGTGTACTTGAGTGA
- the thiO gene encoding glycine oxidase ThiO: MPDKYDCIVIGGGVNGGSVAYNLAKRGKKVLLLEKDRLASKASGAAAGMLAAQAELEEDGPLFHLAKKSRSKFPMLAKEIKELTGIDIELSNKGMYKVALTEEEEYRFKQIIESQTRAGEQAEWMSQKEVSRREPGLSTAIRGAMYIAKDGQVSAPQVTLGFLKAAAVLGVEIREFTEVSSFLFDNGKIAGVRTSEGNFESDKVILTGGAWSESLLPDSEIPFNTYPVKGECFSVVTHRPLLTGTIFSHSCYLVPKKGGRLLVGATVQPNTFDQTVTVGGISYLMEKAKKLVPDIVHAEWEKAWAGIRPQTSDGLPYLGEHPAYEGLFVATGHFRNGILLSPITGELIARLVDREPLSADLRAFRIDRHLEKTL; this comes from the coding sequence ATGCCTGATAAGTACGATTGTATTGTGATTGGCGGAGGGGTCAATGGGGGTTCTGTAGCGTATAACCTTGCAAAAAGGGGCAAAAAAGTCCTTTTGCTGGAAAAGGACCGTCTGGCAAGCAAAGCTTCTGGAGCGGCAGCAGGGATGCTGGCGGCGCAGGCTGAACTGGAGGAAGATGGGCCCTTATTCCACTTGGCAAAGAAAAGCAGGTCGAAGTTTCCTATGCTTGCAAAGGAAATAAAAGAGTTAACTGGAATAGACATTGAATTAAGCAATAAAGGGATGTACAAAGTGGCCTTAACAGAAGAGGAGGAATATCGTTTTAAGCAAATAATCGAGAGCCAAACCAGGGCGGGAGAGCAAGCGGAATGGATGAGTCAAAAGGAAGTAAGCAGAAGAGAGCCAGGCTTATCAACAGCCATCCGGGGGGCGATGTATATAGCAAAAGATGGGCAGGTGTCAGCACCGCAAGTAACACTTGGTTTTTTGAAAGCAGCTGCAGTCCTGGGGGTGGAAATAAGGGAGTTTACGGAAGTTTCCTCTTTTCTTTTTGATAATGGAAAAATAGCAGGAGTAAGGACAAGTGAAGGGAACTTTGAGAGTGACAAGGTGATTCTGACGGGAGGGGCATGGAGTGAATCCCTATTGCCTGATTCGGAAATTCCCTTTAACACTTATCCTGTAAAAGGGGAGTGCTTTTCCGTAGTCACCCATCGACCATTACTGACTGGAACGATTTTTTCTCATAGCTGTTATCTGGTACCCAAAAAAGGCGGTCGCCTTCTGGTAGGGGCTACAGTCCAACCAAATACCTTTGATCAAACCGTAACAGTGGGTGGGATTTCTTATCTGATGGAAAAGGCGAAGAAACTGGTTCCGGACATCGTACATGCAGAGTGGGAAAAAGCCTGGGCTGGAATTCGGCCGCAAACTTCAGATGGCCTTCCCTATTTAGGGGAGCATCCAGCGTACGAAGGATTGTTTGTGGCAACAGGGCATTTCCGTAATGGCATTTTGCTTTCTCCTATTACTGGCGAACTGATCGCTAGATTAGTAGATCGAGAACCGCTGTCAGCAGACTTACGTGCTTTCCGGATTGATCGCCACCTTGAGAAAACGCTTTAA